One genomic window of Haloferax mediterranei ATCC 33500 includes the following:
- a CDS encoding DUF5817 domain-containing protein, with protein MYAVVGCTDCANMWLLSDPRESKTATCPRCGRRHQTKKLRHFFESEDRDAARQARSALLAKKHGDSEAFAEVAHVSELDRQVDESGVDDREYLEGSGLDADEVFEAGEKATQGRNSATGSADRLTIVREAIQDGDRPTEEEIVAAASDRGVPEERARDLLDKLRRRGEVSESRGRHRLL; from the coding sequence ATGTACGCGGTCGTGGGGTGTACGGACTGTGCGAACATGTGGTTGCTCTCGGACCCACGAGAGTCGAAGACAGCGACGTGTCCGCGCTGCGGCAGGCGACACCAGACGAAGAAACTCAGGCACTTTTTCGAGTCGGAGGACCGGGACGCCGCCAGACAGGCGCGCTCGGCCCTCTTGGCGAAGAAGCACGGCGACAGTGAGGCGTTCGCGGAGGTTGCACACGTCTCGGAACTCGACCGGCAGGTCGACGAATCGGGCGTCGACGACCGCGAATATCTCGAAGGGTCGGGTCTCGACGCCGACGAGGTGTTCGAGGCGGGCGAGAAGGCAACACAGGGTCGAAATTCGGCGACGGGGTCGGCCGACCGCTTGACCATCGTCCGCGAGGCGATTCAGGACGGCGACCGACCGACTGAGGAGGAAATCGTCGCCGCCGCGAGCGACCGAGGCGTCCCGGAAGAGCGCGCTCGCGACCTCCTCGACAAACTCCGACGGCGCGGAGAAGTGTCGGAATCGCGGGGTCGACACCGCTTGCTCTGA
- the nadA gene encoding quinolinate synthase NadA, with translation MVELESVGFESDLSLFKYDTFEQLPESHRDLDEEERSQRIAAAREQLGDRVIVLGHNYQRREIVEHADFIGDSYELSKRAAESDAEYVVFGGVTFMAESADIITDDDQTVILPSMEASCPMAGMAEAVQVDSAWEELVDGTGGKDIIPVTYMNSYADLKAFCASHGGLICTSSNATDAFEWAFERGDAVLFLPDKHLGRNTANDLGIENVVEWDPWAGGVAGAEEELNDEGDELPGLDDADLEDAEVILWDGYCQVHERFEVDHVEDARDAGANVVVHPECRPSVVAAADEVGSTSHICDVIANADPGETWAIGTEVHLARHLARWHPEVDVRPLCGDACMDCNAMRQVDPNYLTWVLEELAAGREPNVVEVAPEEKELAAVALDRMLEL, from the coding sequence GTGGTTGAATTAGAGTCGGTCGGGTTCGAGTCGGATCTCAGTCTGTTCAAATACGACACGTTCGAGCAGCTTCCGGAGAGCCACCGAGACCTCGACGAGGAAGAACGTTCTCAGCGCATCGCCGCCGCCCGTGAACAACTCGGTGACCGAGTTATCGTCCTCGGGCACAACTACCAGCGCCGGGAAATCGTCGAGCACGCGGACTTCATCGGCGACTCCTACGAACTTTCGAAGCGCGCTGCCGAGTCGGACGCCGAGTACGTCGTTTTCGGCGGCGTGACGTTCATGGCGGAAAGTGCGGATATCATCACCGACGACGACCAGACGGTGATTCTCCCGTCGATGGAGGCGTCCTGTCCGATGGCGGGGATGGCCGAGGCGGTACAGGTCGACTCCGCGTGGGAGGAACTCGTCGACGGAACCGGCGGGAAAGACATCATCCCGGTGACGTACATGAACTCCTACGCCGACCTGAAGGCGTTTTGTGCCTCCCACGGTGGTCTCATCTGTACGTCCTCGAACGCCACCGACGCCTTCGAGTGGGCCTTCGAGCGGGGCGACGCCGTGCTCTTCCTGCCCGACAAGCATCTCGGACGCAACACGGCCAACGACCTCGGCATCGAAAACGTGGTCGAGTGGGACCCGTGGGCTGGCGGCGTCGCAGGGGCGGAGGAAGAACTGAACGACGAGGGTGATGAACTCCCCGGCCTCGACGACGCCGACCTCGAAGACGCCGAGGTCATCCTCTGGGACGGCTACTGCCAGGTCCACGAGCGCTTCGAGGTCGACCACGTCGAAGACGCCCGCGACGCGGGTGCGAACGTCGTCGTCCACCCCGAGTGCCGCCCGAGCGTCGTCGCGGCCGCCGACGAAGTCGGTTCGACGAGCCACATCTGCGATGTCATCGCCAACGCCGACCCCGGCGAGACGTGGGCCATCGGGACCGAAGTCCACCTCGCGCGACACCTCGCGCGCTGGCACCCCGAAGTCGACGTGCGCCCGCTCTGTGGCGACGCCTGTATGGACTGCAACGCCATGCGGCAGGTCGACCCCAACTACCTGACGTGGGTGCTCGAAGAACTGGCCGCGGGCCGCGAACCGAACGTCGTCGAAGTCGCGCCCGAGGAGAAAGAACTCGCCGCGGTCGCACTCGACCGCATGCTCGAACTATGA
- the icd gene encoding isocitrate dehydrogenase (NADP(+)), giving the protein MSYDQIEVPADGEKITVDEETGELSVPDNPIIPIIHGDGIGTDVGPAAQKVLDAAAEATGRSVSWMRVYAGSSARDKYDENLPVDTVSAIRDHRVAIKGPLTTPVGAGFRSLNVALRKKLDLYANVRPTYHLDGVPSPVKNPSAMDMVTFRENTEDVYAGIEWEAGTDEVQQVKEFVEDEMGAEGVIHDGPVGIGIKPITEFGTKRLVREAIEYAIENDRPSVTLVHKGNIMKFTEGAFRDWGYELAEEEFGDVTITEDELWEEYDGERPEDKIVVKDRIADNMLQQLLTRTADYDVIATMNLNGDYMSDAAGAQIGGLGIAPGANFGEGLCLAEPVHGSAPKYAGEDKVNPTAMILSGRLMFEYMGWKDAGKLIRDAVEKTISEGDVTYDLHRQIEGGNKLATSEYADKVVENIHELA; this is encoded by the coding sequence ATGAGCTACGACCAGATTGAGGTTCCTGCAGACGGCGAGAAAATCACGGTCGATGAAGAAACGGGTGAACTCTCTGTTCCTGACAACCCGATTATTCCGATTATTCACGGGGACGGAATCGGAACTGACGTCGGCCCGGCCGCACAGAAGGTCCTCGACGCTGCCGCAGAGGCAACGGGGCGTTCTGTATCCTGGATGCGAGTCTACGCCGGTTCATCTGCCCGCGACAAGTACGACGAAAACCTTCCCGTAGACACGGTCAGCGCCATCCGCGACCACCGCGTCGCCATCAAGGGCCCGCTCACGACGCCGGTCGGTGCAGGCTTCCGCTCGCTCAACGTCGCGCTCCGCAAAAAGCTCGACCTCTACGCGAACGTCCGTCCGACCTACCACCTCGACGGTGTCCCGTCGCCGGTCAAGAACCCCTCGGCGATGGATATGGTCACGTTCCGTGAGAACACCGAAGACGTGTACGCCGGCATCGAGTGGGAAGCCGGTACCGACGAAGTCCAGCAGGTCAAGGAGTTCGTCGAAGACGAGATGGGCGCAGAGGGCGTCATCCACGACGGTCCCGTCGGCATCGGCATCAAGCCCATCACCGAGTTCGGGACGAAGCGTCTCGTCCGCGAGGCAATCGAGTACGCCATCGAGAACGACCGTCCCTCCGTCACCCTCGTCCACAAGGGTAACATCATGAAGTTCACCGAGGGTGCCTTCCGTGACTGGGGCTACGAACTCGCAGAAGAGGAGTTCGGCGACGTCACCATCACCGAAGACGAACTTTGGGAGGAGTACGACGGCGAGCGTCCCGAGGACAAGATTGTCGTCAAGGACCGCATCGCCGACAACATGCTCCAGCAGCTTCTCACCCGCACCGCCGACTACGACGTCATCGCCACGATGAACCTCAACGGCGACTACATGTCCGACGCCGCCGGCGCACAGATTGGTGGTCTCGGCATCGCACCCGGCGCGAACTTCGGTGAGGGCCTCTGTCTCGCAGAGCCGGTCCACGGCTCCGCGCCCAAGTACGCAGGCGAGGACAAGGTCAACCCGACCGCGATGATTCTCTCCGGCCGTCTCATGTTCGAGTACATGGGCTGGAAGGACGCCGGCAAGCTCATCCGCGACGCCGTCGAGAAGACCATCTCCGAGGGCGACGTCACGTACGACCTCCACCGCCAGATCGAAGGCGGCAACAAGCTCGCAACGAGCGAGTACGCGGACAAGGTCGTCGAAAATATTCACGAATTAGCGTAA
- the hmgA gene encoding hydroxymethylglutaryl-CoA reductase (NADPH), whose amino-acid sequence MTDAASLADRVRAGELRLHELEAHADADTATEARRLLVEEDTGASLDSVGNYGFPAEDAETAIENMVGTIQVPMGVAGPVTIDGGAASGEKYLPLATTEGALLASVNRGCSVINSAGGATARVLKSGMTRAPVFRVADVAEAEALVSWTRDNFEALKDAAEETTNHGELLDVTPYVVGNSVYLRFRYDTKDAMGMNMVTIATGAACDLVEEETTASLVALSGNLCTDKKPAAINAVEGRGRSVTADVRIPREVVEERLHTTPEAIAELNTRKNLIGSAKAASLGFNAHVANVVAAMFLATGQDEAQVVEGANAITTAEVQEGVSESGDSEAHRTESGGDLYVSVSIASLEVGTVGGGTKLPTQAEGLDILGVRGGGDPAGSNADALAEAIAVGSLAGELSLLSALASRHLSSAHADLGR is encoded by the coding sequence ATGACAGACGCTGCGTCTCTCGCCGACCGCGTTCGAGCGGGCGAACTCCGCCTTCACGAACTCGAAGCACACGCCGATGCCGACACCGCCACTGAGGCTCGCCGCCTCCTCGTCGAAGAGGACACGGGTGCGTCGCTCGACTCGGTCGGGAACTACGGCTTCCCCGCCGAAGACGCCGAGACGGCCATCGAGAACATGGTCGGCACGATTCAGGTACCGATGGGCGTCGCCGGTCCCGTCACCATCGACGGCGGTGCCGCCTCCGGCGAGAAGTACCTCCCGCTCGCAACCACCGAGGGCGCGCTTCTCGCATCCGTCAACCGCGGCTGCTCGGTCATCAACAGCGCCGGCGGCGCGACCGCTCGCGTCCTCAAGTCCGGGATGACCCGCGCGCCGGTCTTCCGCGTCGCCGACGTCGCCGAGGCCGAAGCCCTCGTCTCGTGGACCCGCGACAACTTCGAGGCGCTGAAAGACGCCGCCGAGGAGACGACGAACCACGGCGAACTCCTCGACGTGACGCCCTACGTCGTCGGCAACTCAGTCTACCTGCGCTTCCGCTACGACACGAAGGACGCCATGGGGATGAACATGGTGACCATCGCCACGGGTGCGGCGTGTGACCTCGTCGAAGAAGAGACGACCGCCTCCCTCGTCGCCCTCTCGGGCAACCTCTGTACCGACAAGAAGCCCGCCGCCATCAACGCCGTCGAAGGCCGCGGCCGCAGCGTCACCGCCGACGTGCGCATCCCGCGGGAAGTCGTCGAAGAGCGCCTCCACACGACGCCCGAGGCCATCGCGGAACTCAACACGCGCAAGAACCTCATCGGCTCGGCGAAGGCCGCGAGCCTCGGCTTCAACGCCCACGTCGCAAACGTCGTCGCCGCGATGTTCCTCGCTACCGGGCAGGACGAAGCGCAGGTCGTCGAGGGCGCGAACGCCATCACGACCGCCGAGGTACAGGAGGGCGTCTCCGAGTCGGGGGACTCGGAGGCTCACCGGACGGAGTCCGGTGGCGACCTCTACGTCTCCGTCTCTATCGCCTCGCTCGAAGTCGGCACCGTCGGCGGCGGGACGAAGCTCCCGACCCAAGCCGAAGGCCTCGACATCCTCGGCGTCCGCGGCGGCGGCGACCCGGCGGGTTCGAACGCCGACGCGCTCGCGGAAGCAATCGCCGTCGGCTCGCTCGCTGGCGAACTCTCACTTCTCTCCGCGCTCGCCTCGCGGCACCTCTCCAGCGCGCACGCCGACCTCGGTCGGTAA
- a CDS encoding isoaspartyl peptidase/L-asparaginase, giving the protein MRIIVHGGAGEIPDEPEPRQDVLDEAANAGVAESDPLSAVESAVRVLESNRRFNAGVGGAVQSDGVVRTDAGIMLSDRQAGAASGMTGVEHAVSVARAVLEETPHVLLSGEPAVDFAADVGVETGVDLFTEDTRERWEAADAPEGSPTEHLSWLADRFGGSTSDPTAKASDGCLSPGSLDRSAHDADLPGHDTVGAVATDGETFASATSTGGRWFALAGRVGDVPQIGSGFYASPAGGASTTGAGEDIARVTLARRAVRHVERGCDAQTAADLAIQEFGELTGSSAGVILLDDEGFGSAFNADEMQTSTASR; this is encoded by the coding sequence ATGCGTATTATCGTTCACGGTGGCGCGGGCGAGATTCCCGACGAACCGGAGCCACGGCAGGACGTTCTCGACGAAGCAGCAAACGCCGGCGTCGCCGAGTCGGACCCGCTTTCTGCGGTCGAATCTGCGGTACGTGTTCTCGAATCGAACCGCCGCTTCAACGCCGGTGTCGGCGGCGCGGTGCAGTCGGATGGCGTCGTCCGAACCGATGCCGGAATTATGCTGAGCGACCGGCAGGCGGGCGCTGCGTCGGGGATGACCGGTGTCGAACACGCCGTCTCAGTCGCTCGGGCGGTCCTCGAAGAGACGCCGCACGTCCTCCTGTCGGGTGAACCGGCAGTGGACTTCGCCGCCGACGTGGGCGTCGAAACGGGCGTCGACCTGTTTACCGAGGATACCCGCGAGCGCTGGGAGGCGGCCGATGCGCCCGAGGGTTCGCCCACGGAGCACCTCTCGTGGCTCGCCGACCGCTTCGGTGGCAGTACGAGTGACCCGACAGCGAAAGCGAGCGACGGATGCCTCTCTCCCGGCAGTCTCGACCGCTCGGCGCACGACGCTGACCTCCCCGGCCACGATACGGTCGGCGCGGTTGCCACGGACGGCGAGACGTTCGCCTCCGCGACTTCGACCGGCGGCCGCTGGTTCGCACTCGCCGGACGCGTCGGCGACGTGCCGCAAATCGGCTCCGGCTTCTACGCTTCTCCCGCGGGCGGCGCGTCCACGACGGGCGCGGGCGAAGACATCGCTCGCGTGACGCTCGCTCGCCGAGCAGTCCGCCACGTCGAACGCGGCTGTGACGCACAGACCGCCGCAGACCTCGCGATTCAAGAGTTCGGCGAGCTCACCGGCTCGTCCGCGGGCGTCATCCTCCTCGACGACGAGGGATTCGGTTCGGCGTTCAACGCCGACGAAATGCAGACGAGCACGGCGTCTCGGTAG
- a CDS encoding amidohydrolase, producing the protein MTAAADLVLTNAEVHTLESPDETHEAVAIRGGEIVRVGRAYDVELLVGVETTVIDCEGRVVLPGFIDAHTHLPMVGRSLVHADLSGADSAAEAVDLLRDRAAEVGDSDGGSDAVDSEARRTTSGGDWVLGFGYDESTWDESRYLTREDLDSVSETAPVVAFREDLHTVGVNSVVLDRYGDEMPSEGVQTEGGEPTGVVVEEAVDVLWEATEPDREEMTKLVRAAQEYATARGVTGVHDMVRGSRAPEVYRNLAAAGELDLRVRINYWSDHLDSLREIGLRTNHGSDLVQVGAIKSFTDGSFGGRTAKLSEPYTDADTNAAEEDESGTGQWVVAPDELRELVAGADESGYQFTAHAIGDVAIDTVLSAYAETSDPETARHRVEHVELASDEAIEAFAELGVVASVQPNFLKWAGEDGLYDARLGDRRLRTNRYRDLLDAGVDLAFGSDCMPLGPLFGIDLATDHPNPDQSLTVTEALHAYTSGAAYAGFDEDRLGTIEVGTAADLVVLDESPWEATSIRDIDVSLTIVDGRVVFNDRA; encoded by the coding sequence ATGACTGCGGCAGCGGACCTCGTACTGACGAACGCCGAGGTACACACCCTCGAATCACCGGACGAGACCCACGAAGCGGTCGCTATCCGCGGTGGCGAGATTGTCCGCGTCGGCCGCGCCTACGACGTAGAACTACTCGTTGGTGTCGAAACGACCGTCATCGACTGCGAGGGCCGAGTCGTCCTCCCCGGATTCATCGACGCCCACACCCACCTCCCGATGGTCGGCCGGTCGCTCGTCCACGCCGACCTCTCGGGAGCTGATTCGGCCGCGGAGGCTGTCGACCTGCTCCGCGACCGAGCAGCCGAGGTTGGTGACAGTGACGGTGGCTCCGACGCCGTGGATTCGGAGGCTCGTCGGACAACGTCCGGCGGTGACTGGGTGCTCGGGTTCGGCTACGACGAGAGTACGTGGGACGAATCGCGCTACCTCACCCGCGAGGACCTCGATTCCGTCTCCGAAACGGCTCCAGTTGTCGCCTTCCGCGAAGACCTCCACACCGTCGGCGTCAACTCGGTCGTCCTCGACCGCTACGGCGACGAGATGCCCAGCGAGGGCGTCCAGACCGAAGGTGGCGAGCCGACGGGGGTCGTCGTCGAGGAGGCGGTCGACGTGCTCTGGGAAGCGACCGAACCAGACCGTGAGGAGATGACGAAACTCGTCCGCGCGGCACAGGAGTACGCGACCGCCCGCGGAGTCACCGGCGTCCACGACATGGTCCGTGGCTCTCGCGCTCCCGAAGTCTACCGCAACCTCGCCGCCGCGGGCGAGTTAGACCTCCGCGTCCGAATCAACTACTGGTCGGACCACCTCGATTCCCTACGCGAGATTGGCTTGCGGACGAACCACGGTAGCGACCTCGTGCAGGTCGGCGCGATAAAGTCGTTCACCGACGGAAGCTTCGGCGGCCGAACCGCGAAGCTCTCCGAACCGTACACTGACGCCGATACCAACGCCGCGGAGGAGGACGAGAGCGGAACGGGCCAGTGGGTCGTCGCCCCCGACGAACTCCGCGAGTTGGTCGCCGGCGCCGACGAGTCGGGCTACCAATTCACTGCCCACGCTATCGGCGACGTGGCTATCGACACTGTCCTTTCGGCCTACGCGGAAACGTCGGACCCGGAGACCGCCCGCCACCGTGTCGAGCACGTCGAACTCGCCTCGGACGAGGCCATCGAAGCGTTCGCCGAGTTGGGCGTCGTCGCCTCCGTCCAGCCGAATTTCCTGAAGTGGGCCGGTGAAGACGGACTCTACGATGCCCGACTCGGCGACCGACGCCTCCGGACGAACCGCTACCGCGACCTGCTCGACGCTGGTGTCGACCTCGCGTTCGGGAGCGACTGTATGCCGCTCGGCCCGCTTTTCGGTATCGACCTCGCCACCGACCACCCGAACCCCGACCAGTCGCTCACCGTGACCGAAGCGCTTCATGCGTACACGTCCGGGGCCGCTTACGCCGGATTCGACGAGGACCGACTGGGAACCATCGAAGTCGGTACCGCCGCCGACCTCGTCGTCCTCGACGAGTCGCCGTGGGAAGCCACGTCGATTCGAGATATCGACGTTTCGTTGACTATCGTTGACGGTCGCGTCGTCTTCAACGACCGAGCATAA
- a CDS encoding dienelactone hydrolase family protein, giving the protein MADTGPTLVSIPVDDVELEGDLRVPDGASGLVVFAHGSGSSRKSPRNNFVAEVIRDHGVGTLLFDLLTEREDQVYENRFDIPLLTERLLGATEWLRERDETADLEYGYFGSSTGAAAALRAAADLGEQAGAVVSRGGRVDLAESRLGDVSAPTLFIVGGADEQVLELNREALTQLDCEKSLETVPGAGHLFEGPGELDEVADFAANWFEKHLG; this is encoded by the coding sequence ATGGCTGACACTGGTCCAACCCTCGTCTCGATACCCGTCGATGACGTGGAGTTAGAAGGCGACCTCAGGGTTCCTGACGGTGCGTCGGGACTCGTGGTGTTCGCCCATGGAAGCGGAAGCAGTCGGAAGAGTCCGCGAAACAACTTCGTTGCGGAGGTCATCCGCGACCACGGGGTCGGGACGCTCTTGTTCGACCTCCTGACGGAAAGAGAAGACCAAGTCTACGAAAACCGGTTCGACATCCCGCTTTTGACAGAGCGCCTTCTCGGCGCGACCGAATGGCTCCGTGAACGCGACGAGACCGCGGACCTCGAATACGGCTACTTCGGTTCGAGCACGGGTGCAGCGGCGGCCCTTCGTGCGGCGGCCGACCTCGGAGAACAGGCGGGTGCCGTCGTCTCGCGCGGCGGCCGCGTCGACCTCGCCGAATCTCGACTCGGTGACGTGTCCGCACCCACGCTGTTCATCGTCGGTGGCGCGGACGAGCAAGTGCTCGAACTCAACCGCGAGGCGCTCACTCAACTCGACTGTGAGAAGTCGTTAGAAACCGTGCCCGGCGCGGGTCACCTGTTCGAAGGTCCCGGCGAACTGGACGAAGTCGCCGACTTCGCCGCCAACTGGTTCGAGAAGCACCTCGGGTGA
- a CDS encoding L-aspartate oxidase: MKTDVLVVGSGIAGCAAALAAFREGADVLVVTKATEPEDANTDWAQGGIAVTQSKPDAFAEDIRRASDDTADPEAVDVLVSEAREVVENVLLDTLGVEFDTAGDDFDLAREAGHSNRRILHVDASTGKYVLRPFLEHLSDHDGVRIIDDAMVLDLVSDEGTVRGATVLTDDGVEPVFAGATVLATGGIGACYAQSTNPSGATGDGVAMAALAGATVSDMQYVQFHPTAYDPETDPSAEESAQPFLVSEAVRGEGAVLRDADGRRFMPDVHEDAELAPRDVVSRAVARARDQTGRVVLDVSDIDFREAFPDLADLCDDRGVDLDAGIPVAPSEHFLCGGIAVDKHGQTSLDRLFAAGECARTGVHGANRLASTSLLEGLVWGTRAGETAAAQGRGNATVVEYSPPRDSDPALPDAFADAKFARLGKTMDEFVGVERTPDGLETARLRLRRLKGEVDAYARTRVSRSLYELRNACISSLLVARAAASAPSAGCHSLSDSEVTASADD; encoded by the coding sequence ATGAAGACCGACGTATTGGTCGTCGGGTCGGGAATCGCCGGGTGTGCCGCCGCGCTCGCCGCCTTCCGCGAGGGTGCGGACGTGCTGGTCGTCACGAAAGCAACCGAACCCGAAGACGCGAACACCGACTGGGCGCAAGGCGGCATCGCGGTCACGCAGTCGAAACCCGATGCGTTCGCCGAGGATATCCGCCGGGCGAGCGACGACACCGCCGACCCGGAGGCGGTCGACGTGCTCGTCTCAGAGGCCCGTGAGGTCGTCGAGAACGTGCTCTTGGACACCCTCGGCGTGGAGTTCGACACCGCCGGCGACGACTTCGACCTCGCCCGCGAGGCGGGTCACTCGAACCGCCGCATCCTCCACGTCGACGCTAGCACCGGAAAGTACGTCCTCCGTCCGTTCCTCGAACACCTCTCCGACCACGACGGCGTGCGTATCATCGACGACGCGATGGTCCTCGACCTCGTGAGCGACGAAGGCACCGTCCGCGGCGCAACCGTCCTCACCGACGACGGCGTCGAACCCGTATTCGCCGGGGCGACAGTCCTCGCAACCGGCGGTATCGGCGCGTGTTACGCCCAGTCGACGAACCCGTCGGGCGCGACCGGAGACGGCGTCGCGATGGCCGCCCTCGCGGGTGCGACCGTCTCGGACATGCAGTACGTGCAGTTCCACCCGACCGCGTACGACCCGGAAACCGACCCGTCCGCCGAGGAGTCGGCGCAACCGTTCCTCGTGAGCGAAGCCGTCCGCGGCGAGGGTGCTGTCCTGCGAGATGCCGACGGTCGGCGCTTCATGCCCGATGTCCACGAGGACGCCGAACTCGCACCCCGCGACGTGGTCTCCCGCGCCGTCGCTCGCGCCCGCGACCAAACCGGCCGAGTCGTCCTCGACGTCTCCGACATCGACTTCCGCGAAGCGTTCCCCGACCTCGCCGACCTGTGCGACGACCGCGGCGTCGACCTCGACGCCGGGATTCCAGTCGCTCCGAGCGAGCACTTCCTCTGTGGCGGCATCGCCGTCGACAAGCATGGGCAGACCTCGCTCGACCGACTGTTCGCCGCCGGTGAGTGCGCCCGAACCGGCGTCCACGGCGCGAACCGCCTCGCCTCGACGAGCCTTCTCGAAGGACTCGTCTGGGGCACCCGCGCTGGCGAGACGGCGGCAGCGCAAGGTCGTGGAAACGCGACTGTCGTCGAATATTCGCCGCCGCGAGATTCGGACCCGGCGCTCCCCGACGCGTTCGCGGACGCGAAGTTTGCTCGCCTCGGCAAGACGATGGACGAGTTCGTCGGCGTTGAGCGAACCCCGGACGGACTCGAAACCGCTCGGTTGCGGCTCCGCCGCTTGAAGGGCGAGGTCGACGCCTACGCCCGAACTCGCGTTTCGAGGTCGCTCTACGAACTCCGGAACGCCTGTATCTCGTCGCTTCTCGTCGCCCGCGCCGCCGCATCCGCACCGTCAGCTGGCTGTCACTCGCTCTCCGATTCGGAGGTGACTGCCAGTGCTGACGACTGA
- a CDS encoding DsbA family oxidoreductase produces MSETDPDYITIYSDYVCPFCYLGRESLKRYQETREDELDIDWHPFDLRSHKRRPDGSIDFSVDDGKDDEYFEQAKQGVRRLQEKYGVDMTLDIATDIDSLPAQVASYYVKQHYDTETWLAFDVSIFDALWQDGADIGDEELLVELAEDAGIEGDEIRSALDDDALFEEVHEQFAEAQRHGVTGVPTFAYDGYAARGAVPPEQLERLVEGF; encoded by the coding sequence ATGAGCGAGACCGACCCCGACTACATTACCATCTATTCGGACTACGTCTGTCCGTTTTGCTACCTCGGCCGCGAGTCGCTAAAGCGCTATCAGGAGACGCGAGAAGACGAACTGGACATCGACTGGCACCCGTTCGACCTCCGAAGCCACAAACGACGACCCGACGGGAGCATCGACTTCTCCGTCGATGACGGGAAAGACGACGAGTATTTCGAACAGGCGAAACAGGGCGTCCGACGGCTACAGGAAAAGTACGGCGTCGACATGACGTTAGACATTGCCACCGATATCGACTCACTCCCGGCGCAGGTGGCCTCGTACTACGTCAAGCAACACTACGATACCGAGACGTGGCTGGCGTTCGACGTGTCCATCTTCGACGCACTCTGGCAGGACGGTGCGGATATCGGCGACGAAGAACTGTTGGTCGAACTCGCCGAGGATGCAGGCATCGAGGGGGACGAGATTCGCTCTGCACTCGACGACGACGCACTTTTCGAGGAAGTCCACGAGCAGTTCGCCGAGGCGCAGCGCCACGGCGTGACGGGTGTGCCGACGTTCGCCTACGACGGCTACGCCGCTCGCGGTGCCGTCCCACCGGAACAGCTAGAACGACTGGTCGAAGGGTTCTGA
- the nadC gene encoding carboxylating nicotinate-nucleotide diphosphorylase yields the protein MLTTETVERWLAEDIGHRDVTNHVPGETTGRLVAKESTVVAGLDAAVAVFDYLGVEAERTVENGESVDAGDVVLRAAGDAQNVFRGERAAANVVGHASGVATATREAVDIVREVSNSARVAATRKTTPGLRGVEKRAVVAGGGDTHRLTLSGMVMVKDNHIAELGLEQAVRRFAERKSFATKLEVEVESPEMGERAAAAGADIVLFDNLPPERVREGVARLPDDVISEASGGITLETLQSYAETGVDVVSMGWLTHSAPSSDFSFRTG from the coding sequence GTGCTGACGACTGAGACGGTCGAACGATGGTTGGCCGAAGATATCGGCCACCGGGACGTGACGAACCACGTTCCCGGTGAGACGACCGGACGACTCGTTGCAAAAGAATCGACGGTCGTCGCCGGACTGGACGCCGCGGTCGCGGTCTTCGACTACCTCGGAGTCGAGGCCGAACGGACGGTCGAAAACGGTGAGTCGGTCGACGCTGGCGACGTGGTCCTGCGCGCCGCAGGCGATGCACAGAACGTCTTCCGTGGAGAGCGCGCCGCGGCCAACGTCGTCGGCCACGCCTCGGGAGTCGCGACCGCGACCAGAGAGGCGGTCGACATCGTCCGAGAAGTATCCAACTCGGCTCGTGTTGCTGCAACCCGGAAGACGACGCCCGGTCTGCGCGGAGTCGAAAAACGGGCCGTCGTCGCCGGTGGCGGCGACACCCACCGACTCACGCTGTCCGGGATGGTCATGGTGAAAGACAACCATATCGCGGAACTCGGATTAGAGCAGGCGGTTCGACGGTTCGCCGAACGGAAATCGTTCGCAACGAAACTCGAAGTCGAAGTGGAGTCACCGGAGATGGGCGAGCGTGCCGCGGCCGCCGGTGCCGATATCGTCCTCTTCGACAACCTCCCACCCGAACGCGTCCGCGAAGGTGTCGCCCGGCTACCGGACGATGTCATCTCGGAAGCCAGCGGCGGTATCACGCTAGAAACGCTCCAGTCGTACGCGGAGACCGGCGTCGATGTCGTCTCGATGGGGTGGCTCACACACAGTGCGCCGAGTTCGGATTTCTCGTTTAGAACAGGGTGA